From a region of the Mercurialis annua linkage group LG1-X, ddMerAnnu1.2, whole genome shotgun sequence genome:
- the LOC126664456 gene encoding phosphatidylinositol:ceramide inositolphosphotransferase 1 — MGVEVLWKFWLPDNNYNNYNFDNNNNNNMSFYIGREASKLWKRICAEATTEINLLAENWKYILAGLICQYIHGLAARGVHYLHRPAPTLQDAGFFLLPELGQEKGYISETVFSCVFLAFVLWTFHPFICKSKKFYTVLIWCRILAFLVASQFLRVITFYSTQLPGPNYHCREGSKLARLPRPESVIEVLLINFPRGVVFGCGDLIFSSHMIFTLVFVLTYQKYGSVRFIKQLGWVFAVFQSILIIASRKHYTVDVVVAWYTVNLVVFFIDKKLPELPDRTNGAASLLLPLSTKEKDVKNKEENHKLLNGNSVDPSDRRQRTQVNGKTLEDANGVHADTNGMNGV, encoded by the exons ATGGGTGTTGAAGTACTATGGAAGTTCTGGTTACCTGACAACAACTACAATAATTACAACTtcgataataataataataataatatgtcGTTTTACATTGGTCGTGAGGCTtctaag CTATGGAAGAGAATTTGTGCAGAGGCTACTACAGAGATCAATCTTCTTGCTGAAAATTGGAAATATATTCTTGCTGGTTTAATTTGTCAG TATATACATGGTTTGGCTGCAAGAGGAGTTCATTATCTACACAGGCCGGCACCAACATTGCAGGACGCAGGGTTCTTTCTCCTTCCG GAACTTGGGCAAGAGAAAGGCTACATCAGTGAGACAGTGTTCAGCTGTGTCTTCCTAGCTTTTGTATTG TGGACTTTCCATCCTTTCATCTGCAAGAGCAAAAAGTTCTACACAGTTCTAATTTGGTGCAGGATTCTAGCATTTTTAGTT GCTTCTCAATTTCTTCGGGTAATCACATTCTATTCTACCCAGCTTCCAGGTCCGAATTACCACTGCCGCGAG GGCTCCAAACTTGCTAGGCTGCCACGTCCTGAGAGTGTTATTGAAgtacttttaattaatt TTCCTCGAGGGGTGGTATTTGGTTGCGGTGATTTGATTTTTTCATCGCACATGATATTTACCTTGGTGTTTGTTCTCACATATCAGAAGTATGGCTCAGTAAG GTTCATAAAGCAATTAGGCTGGGTCTTTGCCGTGTTTCAGAGCATTCTAATCATTGCCTCCCGCAAACATTATACAGTTGACGTTGTTGTCGCATG GTATACTGTTAACCTAGTGGTATTTTTTATAGACAAGAAATTACCAG AGCTACCTGATCGGACCAATGGAGCTGCGTCTCTGTTATTACCATTGAGTACCAAAGAGAAGGACGTCAAGAACAAAGAAGAGAATCACAAGCTCTTGAATGGGAATTCAGTCGATCCTTCTGATCGG AGGCAGAGAACTCAAGTAAATGGGAAGACGCTAGAAGATGCCAACGGAGTCCATGCTGATACTAACGGAATGAACGGTGTGTAG